The following are encoded together in the Pseudoalteromonas piscicida genome:
- a CDS encoding SIR2 family NAD-dependent protein deacylase: MQTLYITGAGVSAESGIPTFRGEDGFWTIGSANYTPQEMATRAMYKSQPVEFLKWYYHRFVSYRNHGPNQVHQWLSDKNLITQNIDGLDGKAGNKHFIAIHGRVDQVTPFHTQGEPTECYTAPWDEVDESRLAESLLALFKIARRGPEKGVSLKPYVLLFDEYYTDLYRISEAQSRMYAADRIIFMGTSFSVNITQMALEIARHKAIPIEVVDPNPAHLLYGQVTYHRMTASEYIARLQAS; the protein is encoded by the coding sequence TTGCAAACGTTGTATATCACGGGGGCTGGGGTGAGTGCCGAAAGTGGTATTCCGACTTTTCGAGGAGAGGATGGGTTTTGGACGATAGGTTCGGCTAATTACACTCCTCAAGAAATGGCAACGCGAGCAATGTATAAATCGCAACCGGTGGAATTCTTAAAGTGGTATTACCATCGTTTTGTGAGTTATCGTAACCATGGCCCCAACCAAGTTCATCAATGGCTTAGTGATAAAAACCTGATCACACAAAATATCGACGGTTTAGACGGTAAAGCGGGCAATAAGCACTTTATTGCTATCCATGGACGTGTCGATCAGGTGACACCCTTTCATACACAAGGAGAGCCCACCGAGTGTTATACAGCTCCTTGGGATGAGGTAGATGAAAGTCGATTAGCAGAGTCATTGTTAGCGCTGTTTAAGATTGCTCGACGAGGACCTGAAAAAGGCGTGTCACTTAAACCCTATGTATTGTTATTCGACGAGTACTACACTGATCTTTATCGTATTAGCGAAGCTCAGTCACGAATGTATGCCGCGGATAGAATAATTTTTATGGGCACCTCCTTTAGTGTCAATATCACTCAAATGGCTTTGGAAATTGCAAGGCACAAAGCAATCCCGATAGAAGTGGTTGACCCAAACCCTGCGCATTTACTCTACGGTCAAGTCACTTATCACCGTATGACGGCAAGTGAATACATCGCTAGATTGCAAGCCTCTTAA
- a CDS encoding winged helix-turn-helix domain-containing protein, whose translation MKFAFKDFLFDSKELKLYKDDRKLNLKQKPAQILELFLSAPQTIHSKEDILEKVWPDRKVTDQVVFQNIGHLRALFGDDAIKTFSRKGYQWQIPCTAFEGTAAPQTSSQASPETATHESTKPDVKPVEEETVVTETPSEVFERPGSSSSKLPMFGLAGVLVLLALGIYFTLS comes from the coding sequence ATGAAATTCGCTTTTAAGGATTTTTTGTTTGATAGCAAAGAGCTAAAGCTTTATAAAGATGACAGAAAGCTAAATTTAAAACAAAAACCTGCTCAGATATTGGAGTTATTTTTATCCGCTCCTCAAACCATCCACAGTAAAGAAGACATCTTAGAGAAGGTATGGCCAGATAGAAAAGTAACAGATCAGGTCGTATTTCAAAACATTGGGCATTTACGAGCTTTGTTTGGTGATGATGCCATCAAAACCTTTTCACGAAAAGGGTATCAATGGCAGATCCCTTGTACGGCTTTTGAAGGGACTGCAGCACCCCAGACTTCATCGCAGGCTTCACCCGAGACAGCTACCCATGAGTCGACTAAGCCGGATGTAAAACCGGTGGAAGAAGAAACGGTAGTGACTGAAACACCTTCTGAAGTGTTCGAAAGGCCTGGATCGAGTAGCAGCAAGCTGCCGATGTTTGGGCTTGCGGGTGTACTTGTGTTGTTAGCTTTAGGTATCTACTTTACGTTATCGTGA
- a CDS encoding porin family protein: MKIKALLSLALLTTSLSSFAEQNNETHRVGLDIAGGGASYKSSSKDGDGVGQAYLYYNYHFTPILALELGYNSGEDLDDWKCEDENDRKFTCTQNNKTLFGLGADNLEFDNFVVAAKGYYQISDNSYFYGKLGANYYDYEITRGRTKLITDDGIGFVAEAGWQYDWDNGMAVNLGYKYLDMGDLDTSSLSLGVSYRF, translated from the coding sequence ATGAAAATTAAAGCACTTTTATCTCTTGCATTACTCACAACAAGTTTATCGTCTTTTGCAGAACAAAATAACGAGACACATCGCGTTGGTTTAGACATCGCTGGCGGTGGTGCTTCTTATAAAAGCTCAAGTAAAGATGGCGATGGTGTAGGCCAAGCCTATCTGTATTACAACTATCACTTTACGCCCATTTTGGCGCTTGAATTAGGTTATAACAGCGGTGAAGATTTAGATGATTGGAAGTGTGAAGACGAAAATGATCGCAAGTTTACCTGTACGCAAAACAACAAAACTTTGTTTGGCCTTGGCGCCGATAACTTAGAATTTGATAACTTTGTCGTTGCGGCAAAGGGCTACTATCAAATTTCCGACAACAGCTACTTTTACGGCAAATTAGGTGCAAACTATTACGATTACGAAATCACTCGTGGCCGCACTAAATTAATTACCGACGATGGTATCGGCTTTGTCGCTGAAGCAGGTTGGCAATATGACTGGGATAACGGCATGGCAGTTAACCTTGGCTACAAATACCTTGATATGGGTGACTTGGATACATCGAGCCTATCTCTAGGTGTCAGCTACCGTTTCTAA
- the uvrB gene encoding excinuclease ABC subunit UvrB yields the protein MEDKFQLVSEFQPNGDQPTAIAQLCDGLESGLAHQTLLGATGTGKTFTMANIINNLNRPTIIMAHNKTLAAQLYGEMKEFFPHNAVEYFVSYYDYYQPEAYVVASDTFIEKDASINDHIEQMRLSATKALLERRDTIIVASVSAIYGLGDPDSYMKMMLLLKVGETIDQRDMLRRLAELQYTRNDMDFSRGTYRVRGEVIDIFPAESETIAVRVEMFDDEIERISLFDPLTGAVEKHLVRATIYPKTHYVTPREKILDAIERIKVELKDRRAQLLDKNRLVEEQRIAQRTQYDIEMMTELGYCSGIENYSRYLSGRAPGEPPPTLLDYLPDDALMIIDESHVTVSQVGAMYKGDRSRKENLVEYGFRLPSALDNRPLKFEEFEAISPQTIYVSATPGDYELNKSAGDVAEQVIRPTGLLDPEVEVRPVATQVDDLLSEIYKRVEVNERVLVTTLTKRMSEDLTDYLNDHNVKVRYLHSDIDTVERMEIIRDLRKGVFDVLVGINLLREGLDMPEVSLVAILDADKEGFLRSTRSLIQTIGRAARHLHGKAILYGDRVTNSMRQAIDETQRRREKQEAYNEANGITPTALNKKITDVMDLGEEVADDKVVDIDAKFKPGMPAMDAKEIAKEIDRLEAQMMKFAKELEFEKAAQARDQVQILQKRLIKA from the coding sequence ATGGAAGATAAGTTTCAGCTAGTTTCTGAGTTTCAGCCAAACGGAGATCAACCAACGGCTATTGCACAGCTGTGTGATGGTTTGGAGTCAGGCCTTGCACATCAAACTTTGCTGGGGGCTACGGGGACGGGCAAAACCTTTACCATGGCCAACATCATAAACAATCTTAACCGCCCAACAATTATCATGGCACACAATAAGACGCTTGCAGCGCAATTATATGGCGAAATGAAAGAGTTCTTTCCTCATAATGCGGTTGAGTATTTTGTTTCTTATTATGACTATTATCAACCTGAAGCCTATGTAGTAGCCAGCGACACTTTTATTGAGAAAGACGCGTCTATTAACGATCACATTGAGCAAATGCGTTTATCCGCAACCAAAGCGTTGCTTGAGCGCAGAGACACTATCATCGTAGCTTCAGTTTCAGCGATTTACGGCCTTGGTGATCCCGACTCCTACATGAAAATGATGTTGTTACTGAAAGTCGGTGAAACAATCGATCAGCGTGACATGTTAAGGCGTTTGGCAGAACTACAATACACGCGTAATGATATGGATTTTAGCCGTGGGACCTATCGAGTTCGCGGTGAAGTTATTGATATTTTTCCTGCGGAATCAGAAACTATCGCGGTACGGGTTGAAATGTTTGACGATGAGATTGAGCGGATTAGTTTGTTTGATCCGTTGACTGGAGCCGTTGAAAAACACCTAGTTCGCGCCACTATTTATCCAAAAACTCACTATGTGACACCAAGAGAAAAGATCCTTGATGCCATTGAGCGTATTAAGGTGGAGCTAAAAGATCGCCGTGCTCAATTATTGGATAAAAACCGTCTCGTCGAAGAGCAGCGCATCGCTCAACGTACACAATACGATATCGAAATGATGACCGAGCTTGGTTATTGCTCTGGTATTGAGAATTACAGTCGATATTTATCGGGACGTGCACCAGGCGAGCCACCACCAACGTTGTTAGATTATTTGCCGGATGATGCGCTTATGATCATCGACGAGTCTCACGTTACCGTTTCGCAGGTGGGGGCGATGTACAAAGGCGATCGCAGTCGTAAAGAAAACTTGGTTGAATATGGTTTTAGATTACCGTCTGCGCTAGATAATAGACCACTAAAGTTTGAAGAGTTCGAAGCGATTTCGCCGCAGACCATTTATGTTTCGGCGACTCCCGGTGATTATGAATTGAATAAATCAGCGGGTGATGTTGCCGAACAAGTGATCCGTCCAACAGGGCTATTAGATCCAGAAGTAGAAGTGCGTCCAGTTGCAACTCAAGTTGACGATTTGCTCTCTGAGATCTATAAACGGGTGGAAGTGAATGAGCGTGTACTGGTTACCACGCTAACAAAACGCATGTCAGAAGATCTGACCGATTATCTTAACGATCATAATGTTAAGGTGCGTTACCTACACTCTGACATCGATACGGTTGAACGAATGGAGATCATTCGAGACCTACGCAAAGGCGTTTTTGATGTACTAGTCGGTATCAACTTGTTACGAGAGGGCTTGGATATGCCTGAGGTGTCTTTGGTTGCCATACTTGATGCAGATAAAGAAGGCTTCTTACGCTCGACGCGCTCTCTTATTCAGACAATTGGCCGCGCGGCACGTCACTTACATGGTAAAGCGATTTTATATGGTGACAGGGTGACGAACTCGATGCGTCAAGCTATAGATGAAACGCAAAGACGCAGAGAAAAGCAAGAGGCGTATAATGAGGCTAATGGTATTACACCAACGGCGCTCAATAAGAAGATCACGGATGTAATGGATCTCGGTGAGGAAGTGGCTGATGACAAAGTGGTTGATATTGATGCCAAGTTTAAACCAGGCATGCCAGCAATGGATGCGAAAGAGATCGCCAAAGAAATAGACCGACTCGAAGCACAAATGATGAAGTTTGCTAAAGAGCTTGAGTTTGAAAAAGCGGCGCAAGCGCGCGATCAAGTTCAGATCTTACAAAAGCGTTTAATTAAAGCTTAG